One Myxococcus stipitatus DNA segment encodes these proteins:
- a CDS encoding AMP-binding protein has protein sequence MTTSTDAFVPPKAHFSSHAHVQTLEDYQRLYRRSIEQPEAFWGEMARQLTWFHPPETVREVNAEQVDFAWFSGGKLNAAFNAVDRHARERPGKAAILWAKNEPGEYETITFRDLHHHVGRVANVLKAHGVRKGDRVCIYLPMIPELAYTMLACARIGAVHSVVFAGFSSESLRERILDCGAKVLVTANEGPRGPKSVHTKAIADEAVEGLTQVSSVLVVRRTSRDVPMADGRDFWLDTEMAKCC, from the coding sequence ATGACCACGTCGACGGATGCCTTCGTCCCGCCGAAGGCGCATTTCAGCAGTCACGCCCACGTGCAGACGCTGGAGGACTACCAGCGGCTGTATCGCCGCAGCATCGAGCAGCCGGAGGCGTTCTGGGGAGAGATGGCGCGGCAGCTCACCTGGTTCCACCCGCCGGAGACGGTGCGCGAGGTGAACGCGGAGCAGGTGGACTTCGCCTGGTTCAGCGGCGGCAAGCTCAACGCGGCCTTCAACGCGGTGGACCGCCACGCGCGCGAGCGCCCCGGCAAGGCCGCCATCCTCTGGGCGAAGAACGAGCCGGGCGAATACGAGACCATCACCTTCCGGGACCTCCACCACCACGTGGGCCGCGTGGCCAACGTGCTCAAGGCCCACGGCGTCAGGAAGGGTGACCGCGTCTGCATCTACCTGCCGATGATTCCCGAGCTGGCCTACACCATGCTCGCCTGCGCCCGCATCGGCGCGGTGCACTCGGTGGTCTTCGCCGGCTTCTCGTCGGAGTCGCTGCGCGAGCGCATCCTCGACTGTGGCGCGAAGGTGCTCGTCACCGCCAACGAGGGGCCGCGCGGCCCCAAGAGCGTCCACACCAAGGCCATCGCGGACGAGGCGGTGGAGGGCCTCACCCAAGTGAGCTCCGTGCTCGTCGTGCGGCGCACCTCCCGCGACGTGCCCATGGCGGACGGGCGCGACTTCTGGCTGGACACGGAGATGGCGAAGTGTTGCTGA
- a CDS encoding porin — protein MSPAPSRPLSVLAALVVALLPLHSARAGKIAINDEAHLNIAMLLQTQAQVIEDAAPLGGVGTDFFLRRVRLLVYGNVNKRLSFFMETDQPNFGKDGNFNAQFFVQDAFVSYEFLDKVSVDVGLVIAPLSRHNLQGAIALNTVDFHSNLVRFTAGVGKVWRDVGVQLRGFVGPLGFRAAILNGQEGVRLDDGTTVNPDDLPRGVAMVRWNFLTREEDLFFQGIYFAEQTHLSIGAGAEYQPNAIASATGKHDSAAFSADVFLDLPFSASQELVFQTTVFHYRQGMNNPQSGTGFLSELGYRFGKVEPVVSAEYFNSRVRAQDAVALRPGFNVWFMKHTFNLKTELALTRVGDLSEAETRLTGTAQVQFFY, from the coding sequence ATGTCCCCAGCCCCGTCCCGCCCGCTGTCGGTCCTGGCCGCGCTCGTCGTGGCGCTGCTCCCCCTCCACTCCGCCCGTGCGGGGAAGATCGCCATCAACGACGAGGCGCACCTCAACATCGCGATGTTGCTCCAGACCCAGGCGCAGGTCATCGAGGACGCCGCGCCGCTGGGGGGCGTGGGCACGGACTTCTTCCTGAGGCGCGTGCGCCTGCTCGTCTACGGCAACGTGAACAAGCGGCTGTCGTTCTTCATGGAGACGGACCAGCCCAACTTCGGCAAGGACGGCAACTTCAACGCCCAGTTCTTCGTGCAGGACGCGTTCGTGTCCTACGAGTTCCTGGACAAGGTCTCGGTGGACGTGGGGCTCGTCATCGCGCCGCTGTCGCGCCACAACCTCCAGGGCGCCATCGCGCTCAACACGGTGGACTTCCACTCCAACCTGGTGCGCTTCACCGCGGGGGTGGGGAAGGTCTGGCGCGACGTGGGCGTGCAGCTGCGCGGCTTCGTGGGGCCGCTCGGCTTCCGCGCCGCCATCCTCAACGGCCAGGAGGGCGTGCGGCTGGACGATGGCACCACGGTCAATCCGGATGACCTGCCGCGCGGCGTGGCGATGGTGCGCTGGAACTTCCTCACGCGAGAGGAGGACCTCTTCTTCCAGGGCATCTACTTCGCGGAGCAGACGCACCTGTCCATCGGCGCGGGCGCGGAGTACCAGCCCAACGCCATCGCCAGCGCGACGGGCAAGCACGACTCCGCGGCGTTCTCCGCGGACGTCTTCCTCGACCTGCCCTTCAGCGCGTCACAGGAGCTGGTCTTCCAGACCACCGTCTTCCACTACCGCCAGGGCATGAACAACCCTCAGAGCGGCACGGGCTTCCTGTCGGAGCTGGGCTACCGCTTCGGCAAGGTGGAGCCGGTGGTGTCCGCCGAGTACTTCAACTCGCGGGTGCGCGCGCAGGACGCCGTCGCCCTGCGCCCCGGCTTCAACGTCTGGTTCATGAAGCACACCTTCAACCTGAAGACGGAGCTGGCCCTCACCCGCGTGGGCGACCTCTCCGAGGCGGAGACCCGCCTCACCGGCACCGCCCAGGTCCAGTTCTTCTACTGA
- a CDS encoding sigma-54-dependent transcriptional regulator: protein MSRILVIEDEPIIRTELRRLLVRAGHEVSEAGAVQEAASDYALDSFDLVISDLRLPGAPGTDVIALCPGVPVLIMTSYATVKSAVDAMKLGAVDYIAKPFDHDELLLQVERVLREGKLTRQNAALRREVEQTWPVSGMVGQCAAMRDVFERVRKVAPSPATVLVLGESGTGKELVARALHAQSPRADGPLVSVNCAAIPEGLLESELFGHEKGAFTGAQTAHAGLVEAAHGGTLFLDEVGELPAPAQARLLRMLQDGEVRRVGSTRPRKVDVRIIAATHRDLPRRVQEGAFRQDLYFRLRVVEIRLPPLRERGEDLPMLARYLLEKASRKVGRPTATLSPEAMGALLAHPWPGNVRELENALERAVILADGPVISPDLLSLEPPGGGPDTGPLAPEPPEEDAEAASTSPDSMEEYFRRFVLEHQEHMGETELAKRLGISRKALWEKRQKLGIPRARN, encoded by the coding sequence ATGAGTCGCATCCTGGTCATCGAGGACGAGCCCATCATCCGCACGGAGCTGCGCCGGCTGCTCGTGCGCGCCGGGCACGAGGTGTCCGAGGCGGGCGCCGTGCAGGAGGCCGCGAGCGACTACGCGCTCGACTCCTTCGACCTGGTGATTTCGGACCTGCGGCTCCCCGGCGCGCCCGGCACGGACGTCATCGCGCTGTGCCCGGGCGTGCCGGTGCTCATCATGACGAGCTACGCCACGGTGAAGTCGGCCGTGGACGCGATGAAGCTGGGCGCCGTCGACTACATCGCCAAGCCGTTCGACCACGACGAGCTGCTGCTCCAGGTGGAGCGCGTGCTGCGCGAGGGGAAGCTGACGCGGCAGAACGCGGCCCTCCGGCGCGAGGTGGAGCAGACCTGGCCGGTGAGCGGCATGGTGGGCCAGTGCGCCGCCATGCGCGACGTCTTCGAGCGCGTGCGCAAGGTGGCGCCCTCCCCCGCCACGGTGCTGGTGCTGGGCGAGTCCGGCACGGGCAAGGAGCTGGTCGCCCGCGCCCTCCACGCGCAGAGCCCCCGCGCGGACGGGCCGCTGGTGTCCGTCAACTGCGCCGCCATTCCGGAGGGGCTGCTGGAGAGCGAGCTGTTCGGCCACGAGAAGGGCGCCTTCACCGGCGCGCAGACCGCGCACGCGGGCCTGGTGGAGGCCGCGCATGGGGGCACGCTCTTCCTCGACGAGGTGGGCGAGCTGCCCGCGCCCGCGCAGGCGCGCCTGTTGCGCATGCTCCAGGACGGCGAGGTGCGGCGCGTGGGCTCCACCCGCCCGCGCAAGGTGGACGTGCGCATCATCGCCGCCACGCACCGCGACCTGCCGCGCCGCGTGCAGGAGGGCGCCTTCCGCCAGGACCTCTACTTCCGCCTGCGCGTCGTCGAAATCCGCCTGCCGCCCCTGCGCGAGCGCGGCGAGGACCTGCCCATGCTGGCCAGGTACCTCCTGGAGAAGGCGAGTCGGAAGGTCGGCCGCCCCACCGCCACGCTGTCCCCGGAGGCCATGGGCGCCCTGCTCGCGCACCCCTGGCCCGGCAACGTGCGCGAACTGGAGAACGCCCTGGAGCGCGCCGTCATCCTCGCCGACGGGCCGGTGATTTCCCCGGACCTGCTGTCGCTCGAGCCACCCGGTGGAGGGCCGGACACCGGCCCCCTCGCTCCGGAGCCTCCCGAGGAGGACGCCGAGGCCGCCAGCACGTCCCCCGACTCCATGGAGGAATACTTCCGCCGCTTCGTCCTCGAGCACCAGGAGCACATGGGCGAGACGGAGCTGGCCAAGCGGCTGGGCATCAGCCGCAAGGCATTGTGGGAGAAGAGACAGAAGCTGGGCATCCCGCGCGCTCGCAATTGA
- a CDS encoding ATP-binding protein has product MTLELGPLLAASIAYLLVLFLVAYAAERDIIPSRVTQHPLVYALALGVYATSWSYFGSVGYAARHGFRYLGIYLGVTLACLLVPVLWRPLLRLTRELQLTSLADLLAFRYPGQSTGTAVTLFMLAGSLPYLALQVRAVVESAKVLSPSASPTLVGTSFCAVLIVFSVLFGARHLTPRERHEGLILAIAFESAVKAVALVAVGLWAVSSVFGGVGGLWAWLEAHPEAVRQLQQPARDASWAPLLVLSCAAAFLTPRSYHVAFTEAPERDALSTATWAFPLLLLVMNLAVPVLLWGGEALGLPWPADFHVLAVPASRGATGLALVAFLGGVSASSAMVIVTTLALAPMCLTHLVLPLGYARGQPHLYGWLLWARRLLIALIILAGYGFYRLLDTRGPGLVDLGLVSFVAVAQFAPGVLGLLFWKRGTRAGLLAGLGAGALTWGVTLVVPMWASHDVVSWTHDVAVHLGFPEDEPWGFSTFASLTLNALAFVGVSLATRQSESEAEAARACTRETPSLVPGGVEARSPGEFRERLAPLLGEEAATAEVDRALEGLGMSPDERRPLELRRLRDGVERNLSGLLGPVLARLTVEEALRLGPGTRAALAEQLRFVEERLRDAREAQGPVESVRRYLRRILEDLPLGVCAVGPDGEVVIWNAALERLSGVEEHAARGHPLAALPQPWGPLLSGFASGERADTETRLAFAGAERTLRLHRSRLTPDEEGGGTAQGMALLVEDLTERKAVDARMAHQDRLASLGRVAAGVAHEIGNPLTAIASLTQNLKYELDDADAVKERTGLILQQTRRIDAIVRMLVGFSHAGTVGGETRPFARVEVGPLLAESVALARMARGASKSRGVTFEHRGPEGLAVLGDSQRLEQVLVNLLTNAVDASPEGARVELEAEAADGQVHLRVLDRGHGIPVELASRVFEPFFTTKQPGEGTGLGLALVAGIVREHGGTIQVDNRPGGGTSVTVSLPAARGAASTARPAPGAIT; this is encoded by the coding sequence CCTCGCGCGTCACCCAGCACCCACTGGTGTACGCGCTGGCGCTCGGCGTCTACGCGACGTCGTGGTCCTACTTCGGCAGCGTGGGGTACGCGGCGCGCCATGGCTTCCGCTACCTGGGCATCTATCTGGGCGTCACCCTCGCCTGCCTGCTGGTGCCCGTGCTGTGGCGCCCGCTGCTGCGCCTGACGCGCGAGCTCCAGCTCACCTCGCTGGCGGACCTGCTGGCCTTCCGCTACCCGGGGCAGTCCACGGGCACGGCGGTGACGCTCTTCATGCTGGCCGGCAGCCTCCCCTACCTCGCGCTCCAGGTGCGCGCGGTGGTGGAGTCCGCGAAGGTGCTCAGCCCTTCGGCCTCGCCCACGCTGGTGGGCACCAGCTTCTGCGCGGTGCTCATCGTCTTCTCCGTCCTCTTCGGCGCGCGCCACCTCACCCCGCGCGAGCGGCACGAGGGCCTCATCCTCGCCATCGCCTTCGAGTCCGCGGTGAAGGCGGTGGCGCTGGTGGCGGTGGGCCTGTGGGCGGTGTCGTCCGTCTTCGGCGGCGTGGGTGGGCTGTGGGCCTGGCTGGAGGCGCATCCGGAGGCGGTGCGGCAGCTCCAGCAGCCCGCTCGCGACGCGTCCTGGGCCCCGCTGCTGGTGCTGTCCTGCGCGGCGGCCTTCCTCACGCCGCGCAGCTACCACGTCGCCTTCACGGAGGCGCCGGAGCGCGACGCGCTGTCCACCGCGACGTGGGCCTTCCCGCTGCTGCTGCTGGTGATGAACCTGGCGGTGCCCGTGCTGTTGTGGGGCGGCGAGGCGCTGGGGCTGCCCTGGCCCGCGGACTTCCACGTGCTCGCCGTTCCCGCCTCACGGGGCGCCACCGGGCTGGCGTTGGTGGCCTTCCTGGGCGGCGTGTCCGCCTCCAGCGCGATGGTCATCGTCACCACCCTGGCGCTGGCGCCCATGTGCCTGACGCACCTGGTGCTGCCGCTGGGCTATGCGCGCGGACAGCCGCACCTGTACGGGTGGCTGCTGTGGGCGCGGCGGCTGCTCATCGCGCTCATCATCCTGGCGGGCTATGGCTTCTACCGGCTGCTCGACACGCGCGGCCCGGGGCTGGTGGACCTGGGGCTGGTGTCCTTCGTGGCGGTGGCGCAGTTCGCCCCGGGCGTGCTGGGGCTGCTCTTCTGGAAGCGGGGCACGCGCGCGGGGCTGCTCGCGGGGCTGGGCGCGGGGGCCCTGACGTGGGGGGTGACGCTCGTCGTGCCGATGTGGGCCTCGCACGACGTGGTGAGCTGGACGCACGACGTGGCGGTCCACCTGGGCTTCCCGGAGGACGAGCCGTGGGGCTTCTCCACCTTCGCCTCGCTGACGCTCAACGCGCTGGCCTTCGTGGGCGTCTCCCTGGCCACGCGGCAGTCCGAGTCGGAGGCCGAGGCGGCGCGGGCGTGCACGCGCGAGACGCCATCGCTCGTCCCCGGAGGCGTGGAGGCGCGCTCCCCCGGCGAGTTCCGCGAGCGGCTGGCGCCGCTGCTGGGCGAGGAGGCCGCGACGGCGGAGGTGGACCGCGCCCTCGAGGGGCTGGGCATGTCCCCGGACGAGCGCCGCCCCCTGGAGCTGCGCCGGCTGCGCGACGGCGTGGAGCGCAACCTGTCCGGCCTGCTCGGGCCGGTGCTGGCGCGCCTGACGGTGGAGGAGGCGCTGCGGCTGGGGCCGGGCACGCGCGCGGCGCTGGCCGAGCAGCTGCGCTTCGTCGAGGAGCGGCTGCGCGACGCGCGCGAGGCGCAGGGACCGGTGGAGTCGGTGCGGCGCTACCTGCGGCGCATCCTGGAGGACCTGCCGCTGGGCGTCTGCGCGGTGGGGCCGGATGGCGAGGTGGTCATCTGGAACGCGGCGCTGGAGCGGCTGTCCGGCGTGGAGGAGCACGCGGCGCGAGGCCATCCGCTGGCGGCGCTGCCACAGCCCTGGGGGCCGCTGCTGTCCGGCTTCGCGTCGGGGGAGCGCGCGGACACCGAGACGCGCCTGGCCTTCGCCGGGGCCGAGCGCACGCTGCGGCTGCACCGCTCGCGGCTCACTCCGGACGAGGAGGGCGGCGGCACGGCCCAGGGCATGGCGCTGCTCGTGGAGGACCTCACCGAGCGCAAGGCGGTGGACGCGCGCATGGCGCACCAGGACCGGCTCGCCTCGCTCGGCCGGGTGGCGGCGGGCGTGGCGCACGAGATCGGCAATCCGCTCACCGCCATCGCCAGCCTCACCCAGAACCTCAAGTACGAGCTGGACGACGCGGACGCGGTGAAGGAGCGCACCGGCCTCATCCTCCAGCAGACGCGCCGCATCGACGCCATCGTCCGGATGCTGGTGGGCTTCAGCCACGCGGGCACCGTGGGCGGCGAGACGCGGCCCTTCGCGCGCGTGGAGGTGGGCCCGCTGCTGGCGGAGTCCGTGGCGCTGGCCCGCATGGCGCGCGGGGCCTCCAAGTCCCGCGGCGTCACCTTCGAGCACCGGGGCCCGGAGGGCCTCGCCGTCCTGGGCGACTCGCAGCGCCTGGAGCAGGTGCTGGTCAACCTGCTGACCAACGCCGTGGACGCGTCGCCCGAGGGCGCGCGCGTGGAGCTGGAGGCGGAGGCCGCGGACGGCCAGGTCCACCTGCGGGTGCTGGACCGGGGGCACGGCATCCCCGTCGAGCTGGCCTCGCGCGTCTTCGAGCCGTTCTTCACCACCAAGCAGCCAGGAGAAGGCACGGGCCTGGGGCTCGCCCTGGTGGCGGGCATCGTGCGCGAACACGGCGGCACCATCCAGGTGGACAACCGGCCCGGGGGAGGGACTAGCGTGACGGTGAGCCTGCCCGCCGCGCGCGGAGCCGCGTCCACCGCGCGCCCGGCTCCGGGGGCCATCACATGA